The following coding sequences lie in one Stenotrophomonas rhizophila genomic window:
- a CDS encoding phage tail protein — MSDAFLGQIIINSFGFARKGTAFCNGSLLSIAQNQALFSLLGTSFGGDGRTTFALPDMRGRTPVGSTPNQPVGAIGGYEQVTLTLQDIPPHTHLTIATSDAGTARTPVNNLYAKAGTALYGPANGATVALHPATLSSTGQNQPHPNMQPSSVLNFCILLQGVFPSRN; from the coding sequence GTGTCGGATGCTTTTTTAGGGCAGATAATCATCAACTCATTTGGATTTGCGCGTAAGGGAACTGCTTTCTGCAACGGATCCCTGCTGTCCATTGCCCAGAACCAGGCGCTTTTTTCCCTGCTGGGAACCTCGTTTGGTGGCGATGGCAGAACCACCTTCGCCTTGCCGGACATGCGCGGACGCACGCCCGTTGGATCCACCCCGAACCAGCCGGTGGGTGCAATCGGCGGGTATGAGCAGGTCACATTGACCCTCCAGGACATTCCGCCGCACACCCACCTGACCATTGCCACCAGCGATGCCGGAACTGCGCGTACGCCAGTCAACAATCTTTACGCCAAAGCCGGCACCGCCCTGTACGGACCCGCCAATGGGGCAACCGTTGCGTTGCATCCGGCCACGCTGTCGAGCACGGGGCAGAACCAGCCCCATCCCAATATGCAGCCTTCCAGCGTGCTGAATTTCTGCATCCTGTTGCAGGGTGTATTCCCTTCGCGCAACTGA
- a CDS encoding phage tail protein — protein MSTPYVGEIRLFPYNFAPVDWLDCNGALLPISGYDTLFALIGTTYGGDGESTFALPNLSGRVPVHQGTATGGTSPRVLGQVFGSDEVTLTVAQMPAHTHAMQATSAAASSLQPTAASLLGAVSGDTMYTADINGVDSRSLSPSMLLPVGNAQPHDNTMPSVTLRYCISLYGIFPSQS, from the coding sequence ATGAGTACTCCTTACGTCGGCGAGATCCGATTGTTTCCCTATAACTTCGCACCGGTGGATTGGCTGGACTGCAATGGCGCACTACTGCCGATCAGCGGGTATGACACCTTGTTTGCGCTGATCGGCACCACCTACGGCGGTGATGGCGAATCGACCTTCGCACTGCCCAACCTGAGCGGACGCGTACCGGTTCACCAAGGCACCGCGACCGGCGGCACGTCGCCACGCGTGCTGGGCCAGGTGTTCGGCAGTGACGAGGTCACCCTGACCGTGGCACAGATGCCGGCGCATACCCATGCCATGCAGGCCACCAGTGCAGCGGCCTCATCGCTGCAGCCTACGGCGGCCAGCCTGCTCGGCGCCGTCAGCGGCGACACCATGTACACCGCCGACATCAACGGGGTGGACAGCCGCTCCCTGTCACCGAGCATGCTCTTGCCCGTTGGCAATGCGCAGCCGCATGACAACACCATGCCAAGCGTGACCCTGCGCTACTGCATCAGCCTGTACGGTATTTTCCCGAGCCAGAGTTGA
- a CDS encoding phage tail protein, whose product MTEPFIGEIQMYGFPFAPRDWAFCAGQLLPLQQNTALFALLGVTYGGDGRSNFALPNLAGNAAACQGQSAGGYQRALGETFGTAQVSLQALQLPPHNHAMSVYAQRDATKLHGTPAQGDAVTIPTTPPFADTTPSNASFAPTMVAPTGGGLPHENRQPYLTVNFCIALSGIFPQRP is encoded by the coding sequence ATGACTGAACCATTTATCGGCGAAATCCAGATGTACGGCTTTCCGTTCGCACCACGCGACTGGGCATTCTGCGCCGGGCAGCTTCTTCCCCTCCAGCAGAACACGGCGTTGTTCGCGCTGCTCGGTGTGACCTACGGCGGGGATGGTCGCAGCAATTTCGCCCTGCCCAACCTGGCGGGCAATGCCGCGGCCTGCCAAGGCCAGAGCGCGGGCGGCTACCAACGCGCGCTAGGTGAAACCTTCGGTACTGCGCAGGTGTCGCTGCAGGCATTGCAGCTGCCGCCGCACAACCATGCCATGAGTGTGTACGCGCAGCGAGACGCAACCAAGCTGCACGGAACCCCGGCACAAGGCGACGCCGTGACCATTCCCACCACCCCGCCGTTCGCCGACACCACGCCCTCCAACGCCAGCTTTGCGCCGACGATGGTAGCGCCCACAGGCGGCGGCCTACCGCACGAAAACCGGCAGCCCTACCTGACGGTGAACTTCTGCATCGCCCTGAGCGGCATCTTCCCTCAGCGTCCGTGA
- a CDS encoding GNAT family N-acetyltransferase: MAATSPLHAHGITLRPALEQDMTFLRDLYHQSRAAELAAVPWPDVTRRAFLDSQFELQHRHYIGQYPDAAFLIVERTGSPLGRLYLHADGDALHIIDILLLSAVRGQGMGTALLVHVQQLARQHACDAVELSVLRDNAAALRLYQRLGFARVGGDTLRLAMRQALS, encoded by the coding sequence GTGGCGGCGACGTCGCCGTTGCACGCCCATGGCATCACGCTGCGCCCTGCCCTTGAACAGGACATGACGTTCCTGCGTGACCTGTACCACCAGTCACGCGCGGCGGAGCTTGCCGCGGTGCCCTGGCCGGACGTGACCCGCCGTGCGTTTCTGGACAGTCAGTTCGAACTGCAGCACCGCCATTACATCGGGCAGTACCCCGACGCGGCGTTCCTGATCGTGGAGCGCACTGGCAGCCCGCTGGGCCGCCTCTACCTGCACGCTGACGGCGATGCGCTGCACATCATCGACATCCTGCTGCTGTCGGCCGTGCGTGGACAGGGCATGGGCACCGCATTGCTTGTACACGTGCAGCAGCTTGCACGGCAGCACGCATGCGACGCCGTGGAGCTGAGCGTGCTGCGCGACAATGCGGCGGCGCTTCGGCTGTATCAGCGATTGGGTTTTGCCCGCGTTGGCGGCGACACGCTGCGCCTGGCGATGCGCCAGGCACTCAGTTGA
- a CDS encoding DUF6916 family protein yields the protein MQFFALDNFAGLVNQTFEVALGDVGNTAFVLVEARPLQPGESLPGQVRAPFSLLFRHEAAIVFPQKTYPMQHEALGEFGIFLVPIARDRTGFIYQALFN from the coding sequence ATGCAGTTTTTTGCCCTGGACAATTTTGCAGGACTGGTGAACCAGACGTTCGAGGTTGCGCTGGGCGATGTGGGAAACACCGCGTTCGTGCTGGTCGAGGCGCGCCCGTTGCAGCCGGGTGAGTCACTGCCGGGGCAGGTACGCGCACCGTTCTCGCTGCTGTTCCGCCACGAAGCGGCGATCGTGTTCCCGCAGAAGACCTACCCGATGCAGCATGAGGCCTTGGGCGAATTTGGCATCTTTCTGGTGCCGATCGCGCGCGATCGTACCGGGTTCATTTACCAGGCACTGTTCAACTGA
- a CDS encoding APH(3')-II family aminoglycoside O-phosphotransferase: MSNSTPPGRCPTTPLLPHVWHQRLAGGRIEAQAIGASRADVFRAHGGDGPDVFLKREPADDPFGELQDEVARLRWLRGQGVEAAQVLDTHDDASGRWLLMRAVPGRDLASSPDLAPLQVVHLVADALQVLHKLPIDTCPFDHRLPHRLAAARARMDAGAVDADDFDDARAGQPVSQVFAALMASVPAQADLVVTHGDACLPNLMAAQGCFTGFIDCGRLGVADRHQDLALAARSIASNLGEQWVAPFFARYGTVPDPAALAFYCLLDEFF; this comes from the coding sequence ATGTCGAATTCAACACCCCCCGGGCGTTGCCCTACCACCCCGCTTCTTCCCCACGTGTGGCACCAGCGCCTGGCCGGCGGCCGCATCGAGGCCCAGGCGATCGGCGCCTCACGCGCGGATGTATTCCGGGCGCACGGCGGCGACGGCCCGGATGTGTTCCTCAAGCGCGAGCCGGCCGATGATCCGTTCGGTGAACTGCAGGATGAAGTGGCGCGCCTGCGGTGGTTGCGGGGGCAGGGCGTGGAGGCGGCGCAGGTGCTGGATACGCACGACGATGCCAGTGGGCGCTGGTTGCTGATGCGCGCAGTGCCCGGCCGTGACCTGGCATCGTCGCCGGACCTCGCCCCGCTGCAGGTGGTGCACCTGGTGGCGGATGCGCTGCAGGTACTGCACAAGCTGCCGATCGACACCTGCCCGTTTGACCACCGGCTGCCCCATCGCCTGGCGGCGGCACGGGCACGCATGGATGCCGGCGCCGTGGATGCCGACGATTTCGATGACGCGCGCGCGGGGCAACCGGTGTCGCAGGTCTTCGCGGCGCTGATGGCGAGCGTGCCGGCGCAGGCGGACCTGGTCGTTACCCACGGCGACGCGTGCCTGCCCAACCTGATGGCGGCACAGGGCTGCTTCACCGGGTTCATCGACTGCGGACGGTTGGGCGTGGCCGATCGCCACCAGGACCTCGCGCTTGCTGCGCGCAGCATTGCCAGCAACCTCGGCGAGCAGTGGGTGGCGCCGTTCTTTGCGCGCTACGGCACCGTGCCCGATCCTGCGGCGTTGGCGTTTTATTGCCTGCTGGACGAGTTCTTCTAA
- a CDS encoding helix-turn-helix transcriptional regulator, with protein MEFTFTLKYHLSETDQDPDALVERLAEAGCDDALVGVGLPGRLALAFVREADSADAAVHSALDDVRSAVPSARLIEVSPDLVGLTDVADIVGMSRQNMRKLMLAHADSFPLPVHAGSTSIWHLADVLVWLQGRGGYVLEGNLLEVAMTALQVNLTKEICRLPSPTSRRVAHLR; from the coding sequence ATGGAATTTACTTTTACCCTGAAGTACCACCTGTCCGAGACCGATCAGGATCCTGATGCCCTGGTTGAACGGCTCGCGGAAGCTGGCTGCGATGATGCGCTGGTGGGCGTTGGCCTGCCAGGGCGGCTCGCGCTGGCGTTCGTTCGTGAGGCTGACAGTGCCGATGCAGCCGTACACAGCGCGCTGGACGACGTTCGGAGTGCCGTTCCCAGCGCTCGCCTGATCGAAGTTTCTCCTGATCTGGTGGGTTTGACCGACGTCGCGGACATTGTCGGTATGAGCCGTCAGAACATGCGCAAGTTGATGCTTGCACACGCCGACAGCTTTCCACTGCCTGTGCACGCTGGCAGCACCTCGATCTGGCACCTTGCCGATGTGCTGGTTTGGTTGCAGGGGCGGGGTGGCTATGTGCTGGAAGGCAACCTCCTCGAGGTGGCGATGACGGCATTGCAGGTCAACCTGACCAAGGAGATCTGCCGTCTTCCCTCTCCGACATCCAGGCGTGTTGCGCACCTCCGTTGA
- a CDS encoding discoidin domain-containing protein, whose translation MRLHVQRWTVGPTPRHLARALLFPALALAATGLAQNLPPRTQWQASSSSQQVPAMAVSHLIDGDPKTVTGGAFSPGHWFQVDLGAPAQLGGARITWDVSNPEGYSLQTSVDGTHWQPAYTMRDSLGGIETLFFAPRQARYLRLASPDKTSDWGVSIFELEPLDTTAAARVAGLDPAQAAALWQGDASVPMPAHAGGESQLEITLPRAQSTTGLAVDWAGGHGAARLQAQDANGRWVDLARDPQAGSRTQSWLAGNAPVTAKALRLRVAGTAPRIARLRLLGPAAVMTPMKRYQVAASGAQRALFPASLHLQQTYWTAVGVHAGRQKSIFDEYGNLEAFKGAPLVQPIWRNADGTTAGAAAAPVAHALRDGWKPMPSATWSPQPGLELQSETFAIERGGQPVTFVRHRLRNTGTTPVAGTLTLAVRPMQMNPPWQNGGLSPIREVAIEGRAVRINGRPLLQSLTPVDAAGAAPFGNEGSSEITTAIASGMLPAAQHAEDADGLAAAALAYRVQLAPGASRSVVLAFPLGTAPTAANGSLPDAPALDLANLPADPDAAYDALATEVSADWQARLGQVGLRLPDPSLVDMLRAQAAYMLINQTGPAMQPGPRNYNRSFIRDGMATSAVLLRMGEAKVARDYLAWYSAHGVHANGLVSPILNDDGSVNTGFGSDIEYDSQGQYVSLVADVARLDGGPESVRAYLPKVKAALRFLQALRERTLVPGYMASQPSPERFAGILAPSISHEGYPSPTHSYWDDYWGLKGWHDGAWLAESLGDPDTARWAREQYTALHDALAASIRATMAWKGIDFIPSSADLGDGDPTGVSIALDPTGAQDVLPAEALRTTFARYLADVRKRNQPGALYAYTPYEIRNVLSYVHLNQPDAADELLQGLLHDRRPLEWQVLAEVVHSRLRFPRYLGDMPHTWIGAEYGRTLFGMLMREDDDALSLLPGAPPSWVAGEGLAVDRLPTAYGTLQMEARQHDGTLRVTLGPGLRKQSAVRVWWPARTRPASVRVDGRAVRDYDADGVRLAQPFRTLEARW comes from the coding sequence ATGCGGCTGCATGTTCAACGTTGGACTGTTGGGCCCACGCCCCGCCACCTGGCACGCGCCCTGCTCTTCCCCGCACTGGCGCTGGCCGCCACCGGCCTGGCGCAGAACCTGCCGCCCCGCACCCAGTGGCAGGCGAGCAGCTCCTCGCAGCAGGTGCCCGCGATGGCGGTCAGTCACCTGATCGATGGCGACCCGAAGACCGTCACCGGCGGCGCCTTCAGCCCGGGCCACTGGTTCCAGGTGGATCTCGGCGCACCCGCCCAGTTGGGCGGCGCGCGGATCACCTGGGATGTCTCCAACCCGGAGGGCTACAGCCTGCAGACGTCGGTGGACGGCACGCACTGGCAGCCCGCCTACACCATGCGGGATTCGCTGGGCGGGATCGAAACCCTGTTCTTCGCCCCGCGCCAGGCCCGCTACCTGCGCCTGGCCAGCCCGGACAAGACCTCCGACTGGGGCGTGTCGATCTTCGAGCTTGAGCCGCTGGATACCACGGCAGCCGCACGCGTGGCCGGCCTGGATCCGGCCCAGGCGGCGGCGTTGTGGCAGGGCGACGCCAGCGTCCCGATGCCCGCACACGCCGGCGGCGAATCGCAGCTGGAAATCACCCTGCCGCGCGCGCAGTCCACCACCGGGCTGGCCGTCGACTGGGCCGGTGGTCACGGTGCCGCCCGCCTGCAGGCGCAGGACGCCAATGGCCGCTGGGTCGACCTCGCCCGCGACCCGCAGGCCGGCAGCCGCACCCAGAGCTGGTTGGCCGGCAACGCACCGGTGACAGCGAAGGCATTGCGCCTGCGCGTGGCCGGCACTGCCCCGCGGATCGCGCGGTTGCGTTTGCTGGGGCCGGCCGCGGTGATGACCCCGATGAAGCGTTATCAAGTGGCCGCCAGCGGCGCGCAGCGCGCCCTGTTCCCGGCCTCACTGCACCTGCAGCAGACCTACTGGACGGCGGTGGGCGTGCACGCCGGCCGGCAGAAATCGATCTTCGACGAGTATGGCAACCTCGAAGCGTTCAAGGGCGCACCGCTGGTGCAACCGATCTGGCGCAACGCCGATGGCACCACGGCCGGTGCCGCTGCAGCGCCGGTAGCGCACGCCCTGCGCGATGGCTGGAAACCGATGCCGTCGGCCACCTGGTCGCCGCAACCCGGGCTGGAACTGCAGAGCGAAACCTTCGCCATCGAGCGCGGCGGCCAACCGGTCACGTTCGTGCGCCACCGGCTGCGCAATACCGGCACCACGCCGGTGGCGGGCACGCTGACGCTGGCAGTACGCCCGATGCAGATGAATCCGCCGTGGCAGAACGGCGGCCTGTCGCCGATCCGCGAGGTGGCCATCGAGGGCCGCGCGGTGCGCATCAACGGGCGACCGCTGCTGCAGTCGCTGACGCCGGTCGATGCCGCCGGTGCGGCCCCGTTCGGCAACGAAGGCAGCAGCGAGATCACCACGGCCATCGCCAGCGGCATGCTGCCCGCCGCCCAGCACGCCGAAGACGCCGATGGCCTCGCGGCCGCCGCGCTGGCCTACCGCGTGCAGCTTGCGCCCGGCGCGAGCCGCTCGGTGGTGCTGGCCTTCCCGCTGGGCACCGCGCCCACCGCCGCCAACGGCAGCCTGCCCGATGCACCGGCGCTGGACCTGGCCAACCTGCCCGCCGACCCCGACGCCGCTTACGACGCGCTGGCCACCGAGGTGTCGGCCGACTGGCAGGCACGGCTGGGCCAGGTCGGGCTGCGCCTGCCCGACCCGTCGCTGGTGGACATGCTGCGCGCGCAGGCCGCGTACATGCTGATCAACCAGACCGGCCCGGCCATGCAACCGGGACCGCGCAACTACAACCGCTCCTTCATCCGCGACGGCATGGCCACCTCGGCGGTGCTGCTGCGCATGGGCGAGGCCAAGGTCGCACGCGATTACCTGGCTTGGTACAGCGCACACGGCGTGCACGCCAACGGCCTGGTCTCGCCGATCCTCAACGACGACGGCAGCGTCAACACCGGCTTCGGCTCGGACATCGAATATGACAGCCAGGGCCAGTACGTTTCGCTGGTCGCCGATGTGGCGCGGCTGGACGGCGGTCCCGAATCGGTGCGCGCGTACCTGCCCAAGGTGAAGGCGGCGCTGCGCTTTCTGCAGGCGCTGCGCGAACGCACACTGGTGCCGGGCTACATGGCCAGCCAACCGTCACCGGAACGTTTCGCCGGCATCCTGGCCCCGTCGATCAGCCACGAAGGCTACCCCTCGCCCACGCACAGCTACTGGGATGATTATTGGGGCCTGAAGGGCTGGCACGACGGCGCCTGGCTGGCCGAATCGCTGGGCGACCCTGACACCGCCCGCTGGGCGCGCGAACAATACACCGCACTGCACGATGCGCTGGCCGCCTCGATCCGCGCGACCATGGCGTGGAAGGGCATCGACTTCATTCCCTCCTCGGCCGACCTGGGCGACGGCGACCCGACCGGCGTGTCGATCGCACTGGACCCCACCGGTGCGCAGGACGTATTGCCCGCGGAGGCGCTGCGCACCACGTTCGCGCGCTACCTGGCGGACGTGCGCAAGCGCAACCAGCCGGGGGCGTTGTATGCCTACACGCCGTATGAGATCCGCAACGTGCTGAGCTACGTGCATCTCAACCAGCCCGACGCCGCCGACGAGCTGCTGCAGGGCCTGCTGCACGACCGCCGCCCGCTGGAATGGCAGGTGCTCGCCGAAGTGGTGCATTCGCGGCTGCGCTTCCCGCGCTACCTGGGCGACATGCCGCACACCTGGATCGGCGCGGAGTACGGGCGCACGCTGTTCGGCATGCTGATGCGCGAGGACGACGATGCGCTGTCGCTGTTGCCGGGCGCCCCACCGTCGTGGGTGGCCGGGGAAGGACTGGCGGTTGATCGCCTGCCCACCGCCTATGGCACCCTGCAGATGGAGGCGCGGCAGCACGATGGCACGTTGCGGGTCACCCTTGGTCCGGGCCTGCGCAAGCAGAGTGCCGTGCGCGTGTGGTGGCCGGCACGCACGCGCCCGGCCAGCGTGCGCGTGGATGGGCGCGCGGTACGCGATTACGATGCCGACGGGGTGCGGCTGGCGCAGCCGTTCCGCACGCTTGAAGCGCGCTGGTGA
- a CDS encoding Imm1 family immunity protein: MNATDEQRNASAMELDLNGQSVAATTQAQVDAALARANTLPAFELWATAPTGATLCMLRNGVHAWLMYIPVEGDAGVRSCGDATRIGSADYVLGNGQVDTYPLSWCVAVEQCFSAVATFLHSGGDKPEGIVWLAS, translated from the coding sequence GTGAACGCAACAGACGAACAGAGGAACGCGAGCGCGATGGAGCTGGACCTCAACGGCCAGAGCGTGGCCGCTACAACGCAAGCACAGGTGGACGCAGCCCTCGCACGGGCGAACACCCTGCCGGCCTTCGAGCTATGGGCGACTGCGCCGACCGGTGCCACCCTGTGCATGTTGCGCAACGGTGTCCATGCCTGGCTGATGTACATTCCGGTTGAAGGCGATGCCGGCGTGCGTTCCTGCGGTGATGCCACGCGCATCGGATCGGCCGACTACGTGCTCGGCAACGGGCAGGTGGACACCTACCCGCTTTCCTGGTGCGTGGCGGTCGAGCAGTGCTTCAGTGCCGTGGCCACCTTTCTCCACAGTGGTGGCGACAAGCCCGAGGGCATCGTCTGGCTGGCGTCCTGA
- a CDS encoding ABC transporter substrate-binding protein, with the protein MNAPHKRRVSTGSALVAAVLVIGVAGIVYSRVEQGSDAAPAARATLAGDAAPALNGTPDPKAAALIPAGFTFVTPGTLTVATHPAQLPLADYGADNKQIVGVEPDIARLIADGLGLKLVLVPVAWPDWPLGLQSGKYDAVISNITVTEARKQKFDFSSYRYDLLGIYTRTDGPIQKITTPADVAGLKVVVGASTNQDQILRAWDQQNIAAGLKPVEYQYFDDAVVGRLAVITGRADVSFEPNATGAYSARDGKVRRVGLFPGGWPDAAAISVTTRKGSGLAEPITQALNTQIASGTYAQALKRWNVSEEAVAQSQTNPPGLPNL; encoded by the coding sequence ATGAACGCCCCCCACAAACGACGCGTCTCCACCGGCAGTGCACTGGTTGCCGCGGTGCTGGTGATCGGTGTTGCCGGCATCGTCTACTCGCGCGTCGAGCAGGGCAGCGACGCGGCACCGGCTGCGCGCGCCACCCTGGCCGGTGATGCCGCGCCAGCCTTGAACGGCACGCCGGATCCGAAGGCGGCGGCCCTGATCCCGGCGGGCTTCACCTTCGTCACGCCAGGCACGTTGACCGTGGCCACGCATCCGGCGCAGCTGCCGCTGGCCGATTACGGCGCCGACAACAAGCAGATCGTGGGCGTCGAACCGGACATCGCCCGGCTGATCGCCGACGGCCTGGGCCTGAAGCTGGTGCTGGTCCCGGTGGCGTGGCCCGACTGGCCGCTGGGGCTGCAGTCGGGCAAGTACGACGCGGTGATTTCCAATATCACCGTGACCGAAGCGCGCAAGCAGAAGTTCGACTTCTCCAGCTACCGCTACGACCTCCTGGGCATCTACACCCGCACCGATGGCCCGATCCAGAAGATCACCACGCCCGCCGATGTTGCCGGGCTGAAAGTGGTGGTGGGGGCCAGTACCAACCAGGACCAGATCCTGCGTGCCTGGGACCAGCAGAACATCGCCGCCGGCCTGAAACCGGTCGAGTACCAGTACTTCGACGACGCGGTGGTGGGCCGCCTGGCGGTGATCACCGGGCGCGCGGATGTGTCCTTCGAGCCCAACGCCACCGGGGCGTATTCGGCGCGCGACGGCAAGGTGCGGCGGGTGGGGCTGTTCCCGGGCGGCTGGCCCGATGCGGCGGCGATTTCGGTGACCACGCGCAAGGGCAGCGGGTTGGCCGAACCCATCACCCAGGCCTTGAACACGCAGATTGCCTCGGGCACCTATGCCCAGGCGCTCAAGCGCTGGAATGTGAGCGAAGAAGCGGTGGCGCAGTCGCAGACCAATCCGCCGGGGCTGCCGAACCTGTAA
- a CDS encoding ABC transporter permease subunit, translating into MSTPSSTLPGIVAPATPSPALRIVPARHPLQLAGTVVALALILFGLQSVLGNPRWGWGTFAEWFFARPVLEGLARTLWLTALGTALGFGLGTVLALARVSGSPLLAAVSWGYVWLFRSIPLLVLLLLLNNLGYLYSTIALGVPFTSITLFSYPTTQLIGVFTAAVLGLTLNQAAFSAEVIRGGILSVDHGQYEASAALGLPRGRQIRRIILPQAMRSILPAAFNDVIGLAKSTSVVYVLALPELFYTVQVIYRRNLEVVPLLMVATVWYLVILTVLSLAQHRIERRFARGQLQRERTVSKLPPRTPAAGSAARAGSRPSIAPVLQGNGATVSLQGVGKVFGDQTVLEDVHLEVSAGSVTVLIGPSGAGKSTLLRLINHLERADQGFVTVDGQLVGYRREGDTLYELPEGEIRRRRADVGMVFQGFNLFPHLTALENIVEAPIAVRGLARAHAEQQAYDLLERIGLADKAHAYPRELSGGQQQRIAIARALALQPKVLLFDEPTSALDPELVAEVLSVIEELARSGTTLVIVTHELGFARRVADHVVMMDQGRVVEQGPPEVVFDRPRQPRTAEFLAKTL; encoded by the coding sequence ATGAGCACCCCATCCAGCACGCTGCCGGGTATCGTCGCACCCGCCACGCCATCGCCCGCGCTGCGCATCGTGCCGGCGCGGCATCCGCTGCAGCTGGCCGGTACCGTGGTGGCGCTGGCCCTGATCCTGTTCGGCCTGCAATCGGTGCTGGGCAACCCGCGCTGGGGCTGGGGCACGTTTGCCGAATGGTTCTTCGCCCGCCCGGTGCTGGAAGGGTTGGCCCGCACGCTGTGGCTGACCGCCCTGGGCACGGCGCTGGGCTTCGGCCTGGGCACCGTGCTGGCACTGGCGCGGGTGTCCGGCTCGCCGCTGCTGGCGGCGGTGTCGTGGGGCTACGTTTGGCTGTTCCGCTCGATCCCGCTGCTGGTGCTGTTGCTGCTGCTCAACAACCTGGGCTATCTGTACAGCACCATCGCGCTGGGCGTGCCGTTCACCAGCATCACGCTGTTCTCGTACCCGACCACGCAGCTGATCGGCGTGTTCACCGCGGCGGTGCTGGGGCTTACCCTCAACCAGGCCGCGTTCTCGGCCGAGGTGATCCGCGGCGGCATTCTCTCGGTGGACCACGGCCAATACGAAGCGTCGGCGGCGCTCGGGTTGCCGCGTGGCCGGCAGATCCGCCGCATCATCCTGCCGCAGGCCATGCGTTCGATCCTGCCGGCCGCGTTCAACGACGTGATCGGGCTGGCCAAGAGCACCTCGGTGGTCTACGTGCTGGCGTTGCCGGAGCTCTTCTACACGGTGCAGGTGATCTACCGGCGCAACCTGGAAGTGGTGCCGCTGCTGATGGTGGCCACGGTCTGGTACCTGGTCATCCTCACCGTGCTGTCGCTGGCCCAGCATCGCATCGAGCGACGTTTCGCACGCGGCCAACTGCAGCGGGAACGTACGGTGTCCAAGCTGCCACCGCGTACGCCTGCAGCGGGCAGCGCTGCCCGTGCCGGTTCGCGCCCGTCGATCGCCCCGGTGCTGCAGGGCAACGGCGCCACGGTATCGCTGCAGGGCGTGGGCAAGGTGTTCGGCGACCAGACCGTGCTTGAGGACGTGCACCTGGAGGTGAGCGCTGGCAGCGTCACCGTGCTGATCGGCCCGTCCGGCGCCGGCAAATCCACCCTGCTGCGCCTGATCAACCACCTGGAGCGTGCGGATCAGGGCTTTGTGACCGTGGACGGGCAGCTGGTGGGCTACCGCCGCGAGGGCGACACGCTGTACGAGTTGCCGGAAGGCGAGATCCGCCGTCGGCGCGCCGACGTGGGCATGGTGTTCCAGGGCTTCAATCTGTTCCCGCACCTGACCGCGCTGGAGAACATCGTCGAGGCACCGATCGCGGTGCGCGGCCTCGCCCGCGCGCACGCCGAGCAGCAGGCGTACGACCTGCTGGAGCGGATCGGCCTGGCCGACAAGGCGCACGCCTATCCGCGCGAGCTCTCCGGCGGCCAGCAGCAGCGCATCGCCATTGCCCGCGCGTTGGCGCTGCAGCCCAAGGTGCTGCTGTTCGATGAGCCGACCTCGGCACTGGATCCGGAGCTGGTGGCCGAGGTGCTGAGCGTGATCGAAGAGCTGGCGCGCTCGGGCACCACGCTGGTGATCGTCACCCACGAGCTCGGCTTTGCCCGCCGCGTGGCCGACCACGTGGTGATGATGGACCAGGGCCGGGTCGTGGAGCAGGGCCCGCCCGAAGTGGTGTTCGACCGGCCGCGCCAGCCGCGTACCGCCGAGTTCCTTGCAAAGACGCTGTAA
- a CDS encoding GNAT family N-acetyltransferase translates to MSDLFLYTSVHDPLAKPLFDGLEQEYDSRYADVRGRIGGSAREELERYPPDAFAAPVGAFVLLLRDGVAISGGAFMPHRDADTAEFKRIWTLPGLRRQGIARRVLQELEDQAARQGYRRVYLTTGFRQPEAVGLYLGHGYRALFDLQADPETVAHLPFEKHLPLPHPAANAAPPQRQGVHA, encoded by the coding sequence ATGAGCGACCTGTTCCTGTACACCTCGGTGCACGACCCGCTGGCCAAGCCGCTGTTCGATGGGCTGGAGCAGGAGTACGACAGCCGCTACGCGGATGTGCGCGGGCGCATCGGTGGCAGCGCCCGCGAAGAACTGGAGCGTTACCCGCCCGATGCCTTTGCCGCACCCGTAGGGGCGTTCGTGCTGCTGCTGCGCGACGGCGTAGCCATCTCCGGCGGCGCCTTCATGCCGCACCGCGATGCCGACACCGCCGAGTTCAAGCGGATCTGGACGTTGCCGGGTCTGCGCCGCCAGGGCATCGCGCGACGCGTGCTGCAGGAGCTGGAAGACCAGGCCGCGCGGCAGGGCTACCGGCGCGTCTACCTGACCACCGGGTTCCGCCAGCCCGAAGCGGTGGGCCTGTACCTGGGTCATGGCTACCGCGCGTTGTTTGACCTGCAGGCCGACCCGGAAACCGTGGCCCACCTGCCGTTTGAAAAGCACCTGCCGCTACCGCACCCGGCTGCCAACGCCGCGCCGCCGCAGCGGCAGGGAGTCCACGCATGA